The genomic DNA AACATTCTACTGAGTGCAGTTTTTCATCACAAGACCTGGTGTCAATTTTAAAGTTGCCAAAACTGAAGCAACACCTGACAGATACTCAGGGGAGATTTGGCCCTTGTCTCTGcctgttgtttggttttgccaTGAGATTCATGGCTCTAACAGTCCCTTTGAGATTCCTGAGTCCACATGAACCGAATGATGAACTATACTTACATGGTGGCCCCAAAACTCTGCCCAACAAGACAGCCTTCCTCACTCCCATGGAGAAGGCATCTTTTGGGATTAGTGAAAGATACAGTTAAAGCAGATGCCTAAAACCCCACTTGCCTAGAGCCATCCCGTTTGAAACCCTATAGCACTTGGACACCTTGTTCTGCACTGAAACAGTGTTGCTCTGTTAAACTTCCACCCAACACCTGCAGAATTCCTGCTCAAGCAGATACAACTCCTTAACTCAGGACAGATTCTGCTCCCACCCCCAGAGAGAAAGCGAATCCCACTGAATCCACAGTGTCAAGAGATGTTCCGAGGGGCTTCTGGCTCTCCTGGGATAAGATACCTTTCAAACCTTCCTCCACTTACCAGCATAGAAGTGGTAGAAGGGCCACCAGACCGCGCTGTTGGGAATATAAGTGAGCAGCGAGGCCACATAACCCCTGTAGAAGCCTCTAAAACCGTCAGCCTTGAAAATCTGTACAATGATGTCCTTGGTTTGACCGAAGACCAGCAGACGCTTGCCATCTTGGTTCTGCACCTTGAACCTGCCCATGCTTTCCCCCTTCCTCTGCATCATGAGGTGCTGGGAGATGACATCGATGGGCACCGTGATGCTCTGGGCCACCAGGGAGGCTGAGCCGCCGGCCACCAGCGATTTCACAGCGTTGTTGTTGTTGTACCGTGACACGTACTTGCGAGTGAGCTCGTAGGTTGTCACGTAGCACTGTCCCGAGATCAGCGTGAAGGTGTTGACCAAAAAGCCACGGTAGAGCCCCGCCGCCCCTTCTGTCCGCAGGATTTTCACAAAGGCATCGAAAGTCCCATTGTACAGGCTCTTGCCCTTCTGCACCTGCAAGCGTGTCCGGATGAGCGTGAAGGGGTAAACGCTCACCCGGATCATCATGGTCATGCAAATCCCAAACACGTAGAATTTCCTTTTGTCCAGGTGCTCCCACTCAATGATGGGGATGTTGCGTTTGTCCTCCATGGCTCCTTGGGGGCAGGCAGGTGAGGTCCAGATCTCCCTCAAAGGTACAGAGCAGATCCAGGCCCAGCCTTCCAGCCTTGACCAACCAGACTGCAAGTGCTGGCACCTGAAATGAGAGAGCCCTTGGGTAGAGGACAAAAACCCATTCCCTACAGCCACCCACATCACTTCAAACTTTGCTGACTCTCCTCTAGCACACAGCAAGCCCTTGCACAGCTTTGTGCCAGTCGAGCAGAGGGACTGTAACCTCCATGTGGCTGATGGTGACACCTCCTTATGTCACCGTGGCTGTTttctgagctccagcagcagctggcacatgTGGCAGCTCTCACCACAGCTCAGACTGCTCtgtggaaaagcaaagctcCCATGCTTTGGGAAGCAGGCTGAGAGCCAGCAGGTGAGCACCactccagcagcacacacaccTTTTAATGGACACTCAAGATCAGGGATGGCCAACCAAAGCAGCTCCTCCTCAGTCATTCCAGGTCTGTGATGTTCTCAGGTGTCAGGACATCACTTTTCAGTTCCAGGATCTGTACAAAGAAGAAAGTGACAAGTCCTTTTGTGTTTCTAGATTCCCTGCATGAATTAGACACATTACTTTGAGCATTCCATTCTTATCTTCCTAAAGCTGGAGAGTGATGAGAAGGTGAAAAGAAGaacaatgggaaaacaaagcaaaacagccGTGTAGAGTCTCCACATTGATAACCGAGACCCTGAAAAGAAAGGGTTAAATCCCAGTCCAGGATCTCTCTGTTGATCTGCCTGTCAGCTACATGAGCAAAGTTCACCCTCCCTTCCAACACTCCATTGCTGCTCCTGGTCTGATAACCCCTGTTCTACTGCTGGCTGTGCTCggagcagcaggaatggggaggatgaggaaggaggGGCTGGTTCAGCCTCTCCCAACCCCATTTGCTGCAGATCATCAACACATCCCAGCAGGCACCAACTGCTTCTCTACAGCCAGGCTCCTGGTACTTTCTAGTGCTGTAATTAGTAAATTAACTTGATTAACCCAGCTTGAGCTAAGGGAATCTGCACACAGGGCTAGGCACCAAGAGAAGGGCAGCTCAGAGAATCACCCAATGCAACACAGACCATTTCACTGCCTGTAAGGACTTACTTTccacatgaaattaaaaaaaaaaaaccctgggaTGTTTGGGTGGCTGAACTTTTGGGAAAAGTTTGACTACAGCTGGATCATAATATTCCAGGTCCTGGAATTGTGTGCCCAGGCATGAGCTGaactgctggagagcagagctagAGCAAGAAGCAGCAACAGGAACAAGGGAGCCAAAACCTGATACCTGAAAAAAGGTACACCAAGTGAGAACTCAAAGGGACAGGCAGTCATCACCACACACTGGTTTGGGGACACTTCACATTACCAAGCCACAACATCAGCGCCTAAATGAGGTCCAAGAGAGGGGGACTTGGGCAAGtgcctggagtgacaggacaggtggaatggcttcccactgcccagcagggttagatgagatattgggaagaaatctttccctgtgagagtggtgaggccctggcacagggtgcccagagaggctctggctgccccatcccaaggccaggttggacagggctcggagcagcctgggacagtggcaggtgtccctgtccacggcaggggctgggatggtgtgggctttaaggtcccttccaacccaaaccaatctgTGATTCTTGGGGAATGTCTCAATACTTCGTAATTCATGAAGAACTCGCTCAGGCCACAGACATTCTGTTAGAAACACAGTAACAAAACAACTGGAAGTTGTTTAGCTCTGGCACAGAGAAGAAATTACAGTTATGAAATTGTGGCAGATCAGGGGTGGGTGTCCCATTAAGTGACCATTTCATTGTCCATCTGCCaacaaaatatttgctgaaCAGGAGCAAACAGCATTACAGGCTACCACAACTCCTGCAGATGgacaggaaattaaaaacacCCAAGGGCACCTGGCCCAACATTTTTACCATTGTAAAGAGAGCTACACTTCACCTTCCCAGGCAATTACCTTGGCAGTTAAGGCACAACAAACACCAGAGCCTGGCTAAACAAAGCTGGATCGCTTTAGTTACAATTACAGCCCTACTGGGTTTGCTAATACTGACATGATTTGACACACGAAGCTTCCTGCACAGGAATTATCTGCACACAGCACCTATGAAAACATTACTTGGTTCTTGTTAGGAGTCCCACTAgcttaatatttcattaaaaaaaataaaatagagtcTAGCCAATTTGATTCCCTGGTGAAGCCTGAGGATTTAGTCCATACTCCAAATTCCTCTGCCACCCAGGGATGGAATTGAGCTACCcacaaaggaaagggaagggctgcctgcaaaaaaaaaaaaaatctcattactgcaatatggaaaacaaaataataataatcacaGTAATGAAGTACCCTTGATCTTTACTTTATGTGCTCTAGCGCTTTGGGTTTAGAATTTCAGCCATTACTTCTTGAGGAAACAGATGTACTTTATCTGGATGCTCATCAATAACTCCTCTCATTTCGGATTTGAATTAGACAAAGTCACTTTAACCCCCCATGGCTCTGAAGCACTCAAAAGTCCCTCCTGTGTGGAAGAAGGAAGGgatcctggcagctccagggatgaCCAGCATGACCACAATTCTTACTTTGCCAACATATAGAGTTTTGCTCAGAGCATTTAATCTTCCATAAATTTAGACTAAGGTCTTACTCAGAGCAGGGAACCCATCACACTCATTAAGGAACTCTTTGATGATCCTTCAAATAATTTTGGGGAGACTGATATAAAAGCAATGGCTACATCTCCTAAGAATTGACCTGCCCTTCAAAACGAGGTACAAGCACACCACAGTTCACATATCCTtaagctctgcagcagcttccgTGCCAAAAGCACCCCTCAGTGGTTCCTTCCCACCATGCacaaaacagcatttcttgAACTTCTGCCCGGAAATCCAACTAGGGGATACCAAgcagggtgtccctgctcctgctctcttgCCTGAGCACAGCCTCAGTCTCCTCTACACAGAACTCAACTTAGTATAAACCGCCAGGTTATGTCCTTCTAATGCCACCCTGTCAGTCTGGTCCCCAAACCACTCTTTGTTGCAGCTGGAGCTAAAAATGATTCTCTGGCAGAAGCAGACAGGGCCTTTGTGTGGCCCGGCCAGAGATGTGTCCTGCCCAGCATGCTAATGCCTCAGCACCCGCCTGGGAAGCATCCGGAGGCAGCGCCGAGGCTGCCCggcatctcctgcagcagcgAATCACAGAACAGCCTGAGCTGGACGGGACCCAGAGGGCCATCGAGTCCAGCTCTGAGTGAATGGCCCATTCGGGGATCGACCCTTGGCCTCGGTGTTACTTGTACCACATCCAACCCACCGAGCTCAGCTAATCCACTGCTCGCTCCTTAAATTCACCCACGGTGGGAGCGGATACAAATCCGTGAGGGAGTCCTGGCTATAACCCCGGCCCCGCTGAGAACCCGCAGCTCTCcggagcagctgtggctctgtaACCCAAGTGGCAGAGGCTCTCCGACGGCAGCACTTCTCACCCCAGCACCCCTAACCCCCCACCCGCCTGCCCCCCGAGTGACACCACCAGCTCCGATCCCTGCTCCACACAAGCTGGGCCGTGCTCTGAGGCCGTGCACAGAGGCAGAGCTCGGTCCGGGATGCGCTCAAGGTCACTGCCGGACCAGGCGCGTCCCCAGCACTGCGGCTCCGTGTGgcggggtgtccccaggccagctttacccctgcagccccggggcaCTCCGGTCACTTCCCCGGCCGCCGCGGGGAGGACTTCGGCCTCTGACCTAGGGAGGGCCCCTGGACCATCCAGCTTTTTTCCCTGCGGCCATTCATGCCCTGTCCCGCCTGCCCCGGGAGGCCTCGCCGAGGGGGGCTCCGGGCCCTTCCCCGTCTGCCCCGGGACCCTCCGGCCCCTTCTCCCGGGGTCTTTCAGTGCCATGTGGGTCTCACACCAGCCCCCTCTCCCACCCCGCCTCACGAGCACCCCTCGCCAGCCGCCCCCTCTCCCCCACCTGCCGCCCTCCCCTCCAGCCGCGCAGCCTCCACACCTGCCCAGGCCTCCGCTCAGTCGCCGCCGCCCGCACCGGCGCCGCACGGGGCCGGACCGTCACCATTAGGCCCTGCCGCGCCGCTGCTGGCCCAGGCCAAGCCtctccccggcccgccgcaggcccggccccggccccgccaccCCCTCACCTCACGCCGCCGGGAGGGACCCCTGGCGAGCCCCcagccggcccggccccgccgccccaTGGCCGTTCGCCGGCCGGAAGTGCCCGACGGCGTCAGcagcccggcgccgccgccatcttgggaACGGGCAGAGGCAGCACCGGAAGTGCTACGCTACGCGCTTCCGGTCCGCAGTAAAGAGGGCGGCAGGGAGGCCGTGCGCACTTAAAGGGACCGCGCTGAATTGCGGCTCTTAAAGGGCCAGGCACGTCCAGGGAGGCGCGCGGGTCCCGTGTGCCCCGTGCTGGACGGGCCGGGGAGCCGAGAACAGCACGGATGCACCCACAGGAGTGATGGACGAGGGTGAGAGAGTTGTCTCCCACTCTCTTTGCCCCTTGCTGCACGTGCACACTGCACAGGAGCGAGTGTCCTTACACGCCCACGCCGTGCACGCGTGTTCCCCTGGCCCAGGCCTTGCACACCCCCACGCGCATTGCCCAAACCCCCCCCAGGGCTACTCCACGGACCCGGCAATGTGAGGTAttgagttttccttttttaataaaaaagaaaagagcagaaaaatttaCAGCTGGTTTGACTTTGAAAAGGCAGATCCAAGACGCTGGAAATGGAATGAGGGTGGGGGGATAGCTAGGGAGAAGTGGGGGTCGGGATCATGCAGCGATGAGGGGTGGGTGGCAGTGCAGGGTGAGTGCCCACGGGGTTGGCATTGAGCCCATTGAGCACAGCTCACCCCATGTTGAGGTTTTTATGGaacctggggtttttttgcagggTAATACCAGCATCCACCAATTCCAGCCATCCCCACCCCACGTCCTTGCCCCACGGCCACATTTCTCCTCTGTGCCACAACCTTTGCCTGTCCCCATGACCTTCTTTTGCCCTCCAttctctccccatcccactcCCTTGCCCTATCCCACCCTCttgccccttcccacccctaCTGCTCCCAGGGCCgattccaccccctgccccagAATGTGAACCTTAGGTTGAAACAGgtgtattaaataaaaaattaaaataaaaacaacaaaaaaccccacaaaaaccaaaaacctttTCACATTCACACCCCTCCCCATatcccccctccccagggtcTCCCTGACCCGCTGGCAGTGTCACGCTGTGTCCCCTGCTGGCACATGGAGTTGGTTGTTGTCAACGTCGATGTCCCCATCAAGCTGGAGGCAGCATGCACGGGagccttcatcctcctcctcggtggcagctccaggtgctggggtCTCTCTGGTGCCCCCGTTGAGGGGCACCTTCTCCCGGTGGCAGGACGGGGGGCTGTGGGGCGTGCTGCAGCCCCGCACCTTGCTCCGAGCCTTGAGCTGGTCACGGTAGGTGCGGAGGGCCAGGCAGGCAGCCACGGTCAGCgtcaccaccagcagcaccgTCACCGTGACAAACTGGGGCCAGTATGACCCCCAGGCCACCTGCTCCTCACCCAGTTCGTCCCCCAGGGCCGATTCCCCGAGCTGGTAGTGAGCCACGGTCCAGGTGTAGTTGTTCTCTGTGGCCTGGCACTTGTAGGTGCCCTCCATTCCTTGCTGCATGATGACCACCAGCGTGTAGTCAGGCAGCAGCACCGTGtgcccctgggcactgctgggctgctgccagctgtaGTTGGCCAGTGCAGAGTGGTGGGGGCACGGCAGCTGCACCACGGCGTTCAGCTGGGGGCTGAGCCCTGTGGGTGCAGAGAACAGGGTGTCGTGGGGCACTCCACGTGCCCCATCCAACCCCAAGTGCCCCACCCCGCTGTGCTCCCATACTCAACCTTGCACGGCGGGATCCTCTGGTGCCCCCCAGGACCGGGGCATGGCTGCACTCCTCCCATGCTGGCATGTGGTGACCAGGCTCCCTGTCTTAACATCCTGCAGCCACCCACTCCTGCAGCCAGAGAGCAGGGTCAGCATCCCAACGACCCCCACACCCCCTCCCCGTTCCCGTCCCGCTGCTCACGTGTTCTCAGCAGCGAGGCGGGCGGGCCGGCAGGcgcccctggggctgtgccaggcgcAGTACGGGTCCCGTGCCAGCACGCACTCGGCGCAGCTCCGGTGCAGGCTGCAGTTGGCCAGTGGGATCTGCAGGACGCCTCTGGAGTAGCCCACATAGAGGATGCCCTGAGGAGGGAGAGGCACAGGGCTGAGccttcccccagcctgcagtgccGGGGTTGGATGGCTGTTGGGTGGTCTGGGTGATCACATCTGCCCTACCTTccctggggccagcagcaggttcTTCACCGGCTCTGGTGTTGCAAAGAGCTGGATGCTCTCCACGATGTGGGGGGGATCCTCAGGCAGCTCCACTGCCTTGTGCAGGAAACCCTCagctgtggggcacaggggacaTCACTGAGGCTTTGGAGCCGAGGGAGGGGTTGGAGGGGTGGCCCTGTGTTCATCCCCATGTGAACCCACCTGTGGCCAGGAACATGACCCGATACATGGTCCCTGTGACACCGCGAGTCTCGTGTACTGCAATGCGTGTGTAGGTGACGTCCGACTTcaccaggagaggctgcccCTGGATGGGTGACACCTTCCCGTCCATCAGGAAATGGTCCTTCATGAAGGTGAGGGCTTTGTCCGAGGAGGGACCCATGGAGCACTGTGAGGGGAGAGAGGTGTCTGTGCTGGtgtgggaaactgaggcacagagaggggagGATCATTGCTGCATGATGCGATGCTGCATcactgcactgcccagggccagcaTCAGTGGGCGGCAGAGGGACCCTTGTCCTTTCTCATCCTGCTTGCAAGCGtgagcacacagagaaaactgggATAGACCCCACCTCTTGGGGCCCAACGTTGTCCCCTAGAAAGTCTAGTCCCCCTGAGTGGGAAGCACTCACGCTTCCAGGCCGGGGACTCATGTCGGGGCCACTGTAGACGGTCCAGCGAGAGCTCTCCTTGTTCAGCTCCTTGTACTTGCCCTCGAAGACCTTCTCCACATCCTCCTGGCTGTAGGCACAGACGGCAGCACTGCCCGCCCcgcctgcctgcctgcagggagggacagcCAGGTGAGCAGCGGCAGGGCACAGGCCCTTGGATTTCCTGCACACCCCTGGGACTCACCACTGTGAGGTGAACACGGCGTAGAAGTCGGCCCGGCCGTCCTGGCGGAGCAGGGCAAAGGCGTGGTGGATGACATTGAAGGGGAAGTGGCCAGCCTGGGAGCACACCAGCTGTGCCTTCAGGAAAGTTGTCCACTTCTTCTGCAGCACCTTGTCCCCTCCTACATCGCTCTGCAGGAGCCGGAGGGTGCTCATTACCAAGGTGACAAGGTTACTCCCTTCATCCCCTGTCATTGTCCCACATCACAGTGTCATCATCCCAAGTCATGGTCCCCTGTCATCGATGCCGATCACAGTACAACTGCCGTCCCAAATATCGTCTTCTGTCTCTGTCCCACATCATCATCATCCCCCATCATCCCCATTGTGGCCCACCATCAATCCCTGCTGTCACCCCTGCACACACCTTGCAGACACGGGCCACCCGTGGCACCAGGAGCCGCTCAAAGAAGTCGAACTCGTCTGCTGTCTCCTCGAAGAAGAAGTAGACCTTGTTGTCCCCAGGTATGCTGAAGGAGGCCACGAAGGCGGCATCGGctacaggcacagccagggcaggtgggtgaggagctggagccagggtggctgcaggcacCTCCCCAGGAATCCTCCCCAGGACCTTCCCTCTGCTCACCCGAGAGCCAGCGGAGGAAGGCGTCTGTCTTGAGCAGAGTGCGAGTGCCCAGTGAGCGGGAGATGATGGGCTCATTGCCCTGGAAGTTGTTCATGGTGCCGGCGTAGAGCTCTCCGTCTGCCCAGGGACACAGTGGAGGCTGAGCCGCAGTGAGGAGCCCCCAGCCTCACCCTCCACTCCATGCCAGGGTTGGGTACCCACCCCTGAGGCCACTGGCCCCATACTCACCCACCAGCAGGGCCGTGTAGGTGTGCTGGGGATCAAAGGGGCACTGGCCCTTCCCATCCAGGAAGAGTTGTCCTCTGGCACCGGACACCAGTGTGAAGTCTTCCAGGCGCTgtggaaaaggggagaaaaatcagCCAAAGGGGTGAAAACTCCTAATCTGTAGGGAAGGACTGTGGAATATCTTGCAGACATGGGGTGGCCCATGTCTTCAAGGTGGGTGCAGGGATGACGACGGGGGATGAGGACAGAGGATGCTGGGCGTATCCAGCTCCAGTCACCTTCAATCATTTTCATTTTGGGGAGTGGCAGTCCCCACCATGtgctcagcacagaggaaaCTGAGGCGGCGATAGAGAGCCTCGAGTCACCTGAGGGTACCTAAAATTGGGGTTTTCCTGCcagaggaagagctgctggcagctgagtgaAAATCACCGAGGGCTCCTTTAGCATATGGGACACAAAGATGTCCCTTAGGGGGGACACCCAGCACCACCATCCTGAGGACACCCCACGATACAATTCACTTCTGGGACCGTATTTTGTGGGTCCTCACAGCAACACCACAACCTGCCCAGAGACCTGCTGcaccctgtcctggggaggaCACTCACGATGTAGGTGCACGTGGGGCTGAAGGCATAGGTCCCACAGACGTAGAGGTGGGTCTGGTTCAGGGCCACCAGGACTCGGATGAAATTGAAGCACTCGGTCTGAGGGGGAAAGAGCAGAGTTGGGTGCTGAGCATCCCAGTGGCTCTGTGGGACCCCCGAGCCCCCACAGGGCCATCTCACCTCTTGGCTCTTCTTCTTAAAAGCACATTCGGAGGTTTTCTCGGCTGTGGGGCCCCACATTAACTGTGAAGGGAATGAATATATTCCTGGGCTGTTGAGCCCAGCTCTATGGGgaaactgaaacacagcagaGGCACCCCCCCCATCCCAACTCCCCAAAAGTGGTGGCTGCTCACCGAGGCTTTGGCACGGAGGCTGCCAGGGGTGCCAAGAGTGAGGGCCAGCACCCAGTCGCGTGCCCCCACGTACAGCTCCTCCTCGCTCTCATCCAGGAGGAAGATGTCGTAATGAGAGACGTTATCCTGGCTGAAGTGGGTGAGGGTCCGCCGGGGGTCTCCTGGCAGAGCAAAGGGGGTGACAGGGGACAAGGGAAGgggtcacacacacacacacaccaccacTGTAATTTGCTGCGGATGTGGCAGCGGTTGCCATTGTGGCTCATTTTACATCTCACACAGGGTGCAGTTCTTCCCCCTCAGCTCCCACATCACCATCACCCCTTTGCCATCCAGGTccccacctccccctgtcccctccaggtCCTACTGCAAGACCTGAACATCCCTAAGCTGCAGAGCCCCAGAAATGGGGTGCATTTCCCCCCAAGCTGTGCTGTGATTCTTTGGGGCCATGGCCAAGGGCAGTGCTCTGTTTGCGGGatgcactgtcccagggtgccaCCCTGGAGGGATTACAAGCCCCCAAGGTGCCAGACTGGGGGGGCCACCAGGCTCCAGGGTGCCtttgggcacagccagggactgCAGATTCTTTTTCACCCTCGCCAGGCTGGGGGATTTTTGCTGTTCTGGGCATGGCTGCATGGGGAAACGAAAGTGACAGTGCAGTCAGGGCTGGAGTGGCATGACCCTGCCATGGGGCACAGACCCGATTGCAGCCCAGTTGCCACATCACAGCCCCCCCAGGCTCCTGCTTTGCCATCTGCCTTTCAGCTGGACATGCCATGCCCTGTCCCTTCCAGAGGCAGCTTTTCCTACCCCCAGGGTGGCCCTGAGCAGACCCTGGGTGCCAGGTGGTTGACAAAATCGCTGTTGAATCTGGCCCATCGGGTGTTGGGGTGCCAAGCAGCCTCATCTGCTCTCATCCCCCTGTGGGATGGGGGGCACTGCAGCCATGGGCACTGTCTCCAGCCCCACACGAGGGTCAGTGATGGGGCAGGGGGGGCTACGATGGGGGGCACCCCAAGGTTCCTGATGCTGGATGCTCAACCCTGGGGCTGGACATTCTCCCACACAGAGGCtgtgtccccctccccagctgccccagctttTCCTGGTGCTCCTGCTCCCGGTGCCATACTCACCGCTGGGGAAGGCGATGCGGGGCAGGGACTCTGCGCAGAGCAGGGCAGCCGGCACCACCACCCCACAGAGCAGGCCAAGGGCAGCCGGCATGGCGGGGGGCGGCAGGGATGTGCCCCAGGAGGGTCCCACCACCATCCCTGTGGGGAGGGCGAGGGTGAGGGCACACGCTGCTGGGCTGCGTGTCACTTCACCCAGCGGAAACAAGATAGGGGAAGCAGCACCCGGCAGAGAGGCGGGGGATGGGGGGCCCTCAGCACCTCGAGCCACACGTGGCCCCCCCCGTTTGAGCATGAACTTCCTACTGCTACACCACAGTCAGAGATATCTCCTCGCCCTGTGGGGCTCCTGCACCAAAATCTCTGGCACAGTTAGAGACCTCCCTTCATCCTCTGGGGCTCCTGCACCAGGGATCCCAGCCCAGAAGTGTCCagatgctcctgcctttgcccCCAGAGCTtcagagcccagccccaccagACACTCCTCTGACTGGTTCCATCAGTTGTCAGAGCATCCACAAAATGGGGGGCAGGGAGAACGTACACGGGAACACCCTTTTCCTAGCTCTTTCTGCAGCTCACACCAGAAGCACCAGGGAAAGAGCCACATCTCAAGAACCTCACAGTCCCCAGGACCCCTTTGCTGATGGCCACCATGTCCCAGCAAGCAGCGTTACCTCTCTGGCGGGCGAGGGCAGAGCCGCTCACCTCCACCCCTGGCGCACGGGCCCCAGGCTGGCGCCTGAGCCCCGAGGGCTGTGCCCACGGCACTCCCGTGGGCCCATGCCCTGGGTCCAGCTGAAGCGTGGCCGTGCTGCCAAGCTCCCAGCGCGGCTTGTGCTGGTCTCgctgcagcctggcccagcccagcccaaccCCGCGTTGGCTCCGCCGGGGCTCCGGGAACCTGAAAGTCCTGCTGGAAGAGGACGAGCCTCGGCAGGTTGGGGCAGTGGGCGCCTGCGCCCGCCTTCTGTGCCTCGCACCCCCGCAGGGCCGGCAGCGAAGCCTGGTGGAGGCAGCTGGGATGGGAACCagggagctctgctcctccGACTGGCTGCCCAGGGGGAGAGAGATGTGCTCAGATGCTTGCTGGGGAAGTCTTTGGGGTGAGGGAAACAACGGCATTTTTCCTGTGGATCGTGCAGACCAACAGTGGGCCTGAGCATCACCCCCAAAaccagccccacagggacaAGCA from Prinia subflava isolate CZ2003 ecotype Zambia chromosome 31, Cam_Psub_1.2, whole genome shotgun sequence includes the following:
- the SEMA4A gene encoding semaphorin-4A isoform X2, producing MRARRSCTWGHATGCWPSLLAPLAASVPKPRAGLNSPGIYSFPSQLMWGPTAEKTSECAFKKKSQETECFNFIRVLVALNQTHLYVCGTYAFSPTCTYIRLEDFTLVSGARGQLFLDGKGQCPFDPQHTYTALLVDGELYAGTMNNFQGNEPIISRSLGTRTLLKTDAFLRWLSADAAFVASFSIPGDNKVYFFFEETADEFDFFERLLVPRVARVCKSDVGGDKVLQKKWTTFLKAQLVCSQAGHFPFNVIHHAFALLRQDGRADFYAVFTSQWQAGGAGSAAVCAYSQEDVEKVFEGKYKELNKESSRWTVYSGPDMSPRPGSCSMGPSSDKALTFMKDHFLMDGKVSPIQGQPLLVKSDVTYTRIAVHETRGVTGTMYRVMFLATAEGFLHKAVELPEDPPHIVESIQLFATPEPVKNLLLAPGKGILYVGYSRGVLQIPLANCSLHRSCAECVLARDPYCAWHSPRGACRPARLAAENTSGWLQDVKTGSLVTTCQHGRSAAMPRSWGAPEDPAVQGLSPQLNAVVQLPCPHHSALANYSWQQPSSAQGHTVLLPDYTLVVIMQQGMEGTYKCQATENNYTWTVAHYQLGESALGDELGEEQVAWGSYWPQFVTVTVLLVVTLTVAACLALRTYRDQLKARSKVRGCSTPHSPPSCHREKVPLNGGTRETPAPGAATEEEDEGSRACCLQLDGDIDVDNNQLHVPAGDTA
- the SEMA4A gene encoding semaphorin-4A isoform X1, with product MVVGPSWGTSLPPPAMPAALGLLCGVVVPAALLCAESLPRIAFPSGDPRRTLTHFSQDNVSHYDIFLLDESEEELYVGARDWVLALTLGTPGSLRAKASLMWGPTAEKTSECAFKKKSQETECFNFIRVLVALNQTHLYVCGTYAFSPTCTYIRLEDFTLVSGARGQLFLDGKGQCPFDPQHTYTALLVDGELYAGTMNNFQGNEPIISRSLGTRTLLKTDAFLRWLSADAAFVASFSIPGDNKVYFFFEETADEFDFFERLLVPRVARVCKSDVGGDKVLQKKWTTFLKAQLVCSQAGHFPFNVIHHAFALLRQDGRADFYAVFTSQWQAGGAGSAAVCAYSQEDVEKVFEGKYKELNKESSRWTVYSGPDMSPRPGSCSMGPSSDKALTFMKDHFLMDGKVSPIQGQPLLVKSDVTYTRIAVHETRGVTGTMYRVMFLATAEGFLHKAVELPEDPPHIVESIQLFATPEPVKNLLLAPGKGILYVGYSRGVLQIPLANCSLHRSCAECVLARDPYCAWHSPRGACRPARLAAENTSGWLQDVKTGSLVTTCQHGRSAAMPRSWGAPEDPAVQGLSPQLNAVVQLPCPHHSALANYSWQQPSSAQGHTVLLPDYTLVVIMQQGMEGTYKCQATENNYTWTVAHYQLGESALGDELGEEQVAWGSYWPQFVTVTVLLVVTLTVAACLALRTYRDQLKARSKVRGCSTPHSPPSCHREKVPLNGGTRETPAPGAATEEEDEGSRACCLQLDGDIDVDNNQLHVPAGDTA
- the SLC25A44 gene encoding solute carrier family 25 member 44; protein product: MEDKRNIPIIEWEHLDKRKFYVFGICMTMMIRVSVYPFTLIRTRLQVQKGKSLYNGTFDAFVKILRTEGAAGLYRGFLVNTFTLISGQCYVTTYELTRKYVSRYNNNNAVKSLVAGGSASLVAQSITVPIDVISQHLMMQRKGESMGRFKVQNQDGKRLLVFGQTKDIIVQIFKADGFRGFYRGYVASLLTYIPNSAVWWPFYHFYAEQLSSLTPKDCPHLLLQAISGPLAAATASTLTNPMDVVRARVQVEGKSSIILTFKQLIAEEGPWGLTKGLSARIISATPSTIVIVVGYETLKKLSLRPELVDSRHW
- the SEMA4A gene encoding semaphorin-4A isoform X3 — encoded protein: MRARRSCTWGHATGCWPSLLAPLAASVPKPRPGIYSFPSQLMWGPTAEKTSECAFKKKSQETECFNFIRVLVALNQTHLYVCGTYAFSPTCTYIRLEDFTLVSGARGQLFLDGKGQCPFDPQHTYTALLVDGELYAGTMNNFQGNEPIISRSLGTRTLLKTDAFLRWLSADAAFVASFSIPGDNKVYFFFEETADEFDFFERLLVPRVARVCKSDVGGDKVLQKKWTTFLKAQLVCSQAGHFPFNVIHHAFALLRQDGRADFYAVFTSQWQAGGAGSAAVCAYSQEDVEKVFEGKYKELNKESSRWTVYSGPDMSPRPGSCSMGPSSDKALTFMKDHFLMDGKVSPIQGQPLLVKSDVTYTRIAVHETRGVTGTMYRVMFLATAEGFLHKAVELPEDPPHIVESIQLFATPEPVKNLLLAPGKGILYVGYSRGVLQIPLANCSLHRSCAECVLARDPYCAWHSPRGACRPARLAAENTSGWLQDVKTGSLVTTCQHGRSAAMPRSWGAPEDPAVQGLSPQLNAVVQLPCPHHSALANYSWQQPSSAQGHTVLLPDYTLVVIMQQGMEGTYKCQATENNYTWTVAHYQLGESALGDELGEEQVAWGSYWPQFVTVTVLLVVTLTVAACLALRTYRDQLKARSKVRGCSTPHSPPSCHREKVPLNGGTRETPAPGAATEEEDEGSRACCLQLDGDIDVDNNQLHVPAGDTA